A genomic region of Rheinheimera sp. MMS21-TC3 contains the following coding sequences:
- the rsd gene encoding sigma D regulator, with the protein MYTRVQQAQQEWGGSLSAIDGWLDERQQLIVSYCKLASLPPFENDRSTLPSQQQVQEFCQLLLDYLSAGHFEVYERIITESDTKDNHCRQLAEKLYPKISISTDLALAFNDKYADHLSTRQSGPFDLELSELGQALEERFGYEDELINTLYKTQTDDPISV; encoded by the coding sequence ATGTACACCCGGGTGCAACAAGCGCAACAAGAATGGGGCGGTTCGCTGTCGGCTATTGATGGCTGGTTAGATGAGCGTCAACAACTTATTGTCAGTTATTGTAAATTAGCCTCTTTACCGCCATTTGAAAATGATCGCAGTACCTTACCTAGTCAACAACAGGTTCAAGAGTTCTGTCAACTTCTACTCGATTACTTATCAGCCGGTCATTTTGAAGTTTATGAGCGTATTATTACAGAATCTGATACTAAAGATAATCACTGCCGGCAATTAGCAGAAAAATTATATCCAAAGATTTCAATATCAACAGATTTAGCGTTAGCATTTAATGATAAATATGCAGATCATCTTAGCACTCGGCAAAGTGGTCCTTTCGATTTAGAGCTATCCGAGTTAGGCCAAGCCTTAGAAGAACGTTTTGGCTATGAAGATGAGTTGATTAATACCTTATACAAAACACAAACAGATGACCCTATCTCAGTGTAA
- the hemE gene encoding uroporphyrinogen decarboxylase, which produces MQLKNDRYLKALLKQPVDKTPVWMMRQAGRYLPEYRATRAQAGDFMSLCRNAELACEVTMQPLRRYALDAAILFSDILTIPDAMGLGLYFSEGEGPKFERPIRSANDIKQLPNPDPEQELQYVMNAVRTIRRELKGSVPLIGFSGSPWTLATYMVEGGSSKTFPIIKKMMFTDPKALHMLLDKLADSVITYLNAQISAGAQSLMIFDTWGGVLTPRDYQEFSLHYMQKILDGLIREADGRKVPVTLFTKNGGLWLETIANTGCDGVGLDWTINIGDARQRIGDKVALQGNMDPSVLLGTPERIREEVKTILESYGTGPGHVFNLGHGITPDVNPENVTVFIDAVHEFSRAMHANTGKI; this is translated from the coding sequence ATGCAATTAAAAAATGATCGTTACCTTAAAGCCCTATTAAAACAGCCAGTAGATAAGACGCCGGTGTGGATGATGCGCCAAGCTGGCCGTTATTTGCCAGAATACCGCGCTACTCGAGCTCAAGCGGGCGATTTTATGTCTTTGTGCCGCAATGCTGAGCTAGCTTGTGAAGTGACCATGCAGCCATTACGGCGCTATGCTTTAGATGCAGCTATCTTATTTAGTGATATTCTGACTATTCCAGATGCTATGGGCTTAGGATTATACTTTAGTGAAGGTGAAGGGCCTAAATTTGAACGGCCTATTCGCAGTGCTAATGACATTAAGCAACTACCTAACCCTGATCCAGAGCAAGAACTGCAATATGTTATGAATGCGGTGCGTACTATTCGTCGTGAACTTAAAGGCAGTGTACCATTAATTGGTTTCTCAGGTAGCCCTTGGACCTTAGCAACTTATATGGTTGAAGGTGGCAGTAGTAAAACCTTCCCAATCATTAAAAAGATGATGTTCACTGATCCTAAAGCATTACATATGCTGTTAGATAAATTAGCCGACAGTGTTATTACCTATTTAAATGCCCAAATTAGTGCTGGCGCACAATCTTTAATGATTTTTGATACTTGGGGCGGCGTATTAACCCCTCGCGATTATCAAGAATTTTCGTTGCATTATATGCAAAAAATACTGGATGGTTTAATTCGCGAAGCTGATGGCAGAAAAGTTCCTGTTACGTTATTTACTAAAAATGGCGGTTTATGGTTAGAAACTATTGCTAATACAGGATGTGATGGCGTTGGTTTAGATTGGACTATAAATATCGGTGATGCACGTCAGCGAATTGGTGATAAAGTTGCCTTACAAGGCAATATGGATCCTTCAGTGCTATTAGGCACGCCAGAGCGGATCCGTGAAGAAGTTAAAACTATTCTAGAAAGTTATGGCACAGGCCCCGGTCATGTATTTAACTTAGGCCATGGTATTACACCAGATGTTAATCCTGAAAATGTAACGGTATTCATTGATGCAGTGCACGAGTTTAGTCGTGCAATGCATGCAAACACCGGTAAGATTTAA
- the nudC gene encoding NAD(+) diphosphatase, producing MIKHSIELATTNTAYWIVVNKGKIKLNSNGEIPYGNFNQLTLATEPEQVCLLGTLGGEDCYLVVDYDQVTDDMHLVTPRELLPQGDEVFALAARATQVALFLQTHRFCGQCGCAMRLVNWELAVLCHKCGHRCYPRIAPCVLIAVQRPGQILLARSSRHKIGHFSILAGFVESAETLEHAAKREVKEEVGIEITNLRYVGSQPWPFPHSLMAGFIADYVSGDIVCQPEEIEEAYWYDIDKLPLIPAIETLSGLMIRQVQQKMANKKAT from the coding sequence ATGATCAAACACAGTATAGAATTAGCAACAACAAATACAGCTTATTGGATAGTTGTTAATAAAGGTAAGATTAAACTTAATAGCAACGGCGAAATTCCTTATGGTAATTTTAACCAATTAACTTTAGCAACAGAGCCTGAACAAGTATGTTTATTAGGAACTTTAGGGGGTGAGGATTGTTATTTAGTCGTTGATTATGATCAAGTTACTGATGATATGCATTTGGTTACGCCCCGAGAACTATTGCCACAGGGAGATGAGGTATTTGCGTTAGCGGCAAGAGCAACTCAAGTGGCCTTATTTTTACAGACCCATCGCTTTTGTGGCCAGTGTGGCTGTGCTATGAGACTAGTTAATTGGGAGCTAGCAGTTTTATGTCATAAATGCGGCCATCGCTGTTATCCGCGGATTGCACCTTGCGTATTAATTGCTGTGCAGCGACCGGGACAAATTTTGTTAGCACGTTCCAGTCGGCATAAAATAGGTCATTTTTCAATATTAGCCGGCTTTGTTGAGTCTGCTGAAACTTTAGAGCATGCAGCTAAACGAGAAGTAAAAGAAGAAGTAGGGATTGAAATAACGAATTTACGTTATGTAGGTAGCCAACCTTGGCCTTTTCCGCATTCACTGATGGCGGGATTTATAGCAGATTATGTTAGTGGTGACATTGTTTGTCAGCCAGAAGAAATTGAAGAAGCCTATTGGTACGATATTGATAAACTGCCGCTTATCCCAGCGATAGAAACTTTATCTGGTTTAATGATTAGACAAGTGCAGCAAAAAATGGCCAATAAAAAAGCCACATAA
- a CDS encoding YheV family putative zinc ribbon protein, which produces MTTRKKKRFIAGATCPECHKQDTMMLFLENNVEKVECVDCGYQMVQPQEQVTKVSRKSEQVIGVFKP; this is translated from the coding sequence ATGACAACTCGTAAAAAGAAACGTTTTATTGCTGGTGCTACCTGCCCTGAATGTCATAAACAAGACACTATGATGTTATTTTTAGAAAATAATGTTGAAAAAGTAGAGTGTGTTGATTGCGGTTACCAAATGGTACAACCGCAAGAGCAAGTTACTAAAGTCAGCCGTAAATCAGAGCAAGTTATAGGTGTATTTAAACCATAA
- a CDS encoding SlyX family protein: MSEDSKNLHLHIIELESKLAFQEDTVQSLSQELLAHHKRIERLQLQIKMLAEKMQQIPDDMGILRPEEEPLPPHY, from the coding sequence ATGAGTGAAGATAGCAAAAATTTGCATCTGCATATTATTGAACTTGAAAGTAAGCTAGCCTTTCAGGAAGATACAGTGCAAAGCTTAAGCCAGGAGCTTCTGGCACACCATAAACGCATAGAGCGTTTACAGTTACAAATAAAAATGCTGGCAGAAAAGATGCAACAAATACCTGATGATATGGGCATTCTAAGGCCTGAAGAAGAACCTTTGCCACCGCATTATTAA
- a CDS encoding RNA-binding protein produces the protein MLPIFRASLPFTLALAVISFATFHFLPNLGLPQAVYVVIGVVLAGLCVPILVDVKSTPKQAHNVAAAQTYTGETTTLYVGNLPYRANEDAVRELFQGYGIVINVRLMKDRQTGRRRGFGFVEVAYKDGAKMIQKLNDFNFQERTLKVREAKERQENDDSEE, from the coding sequence ATGTTGCCCATTTTTCGTGCTTCTTTACCATTTACTCTGGCTTTAGCTGTTATATCTTTCGCCACGTTTCATTTTTTGCCTAACTTAGGATTACCTCAAGCTGTTTATGTTGTAATAGGTGTAGTACTTGCTGGTCTCTGTGTACCTATACTTGTAGATGTTAAATCTACACCTAAGCAAGCACATAATGTTGCTGCAGCTCAAACCTATACTGGCGAGACTACTACTTTGTATGTTGGTAATTTACCTTACCGTGCTAATGAAGATGCGGTTCGTGAATTATTTCAAGGCTACGGTATCGTTATCAATGTTCGTTTAATGAAAGATCGTCAAACTGGACGTCGCCGTGGTTTTGGGTTTGTTGAAGTTGCCTACAAAGACGGTGCTAAAATGATTCAGAAACTAAACGATTTTAATTTTCAAGAGCGCACTCTAAAAGTTCGTGAAGCTAAAGAGCGTCAGGAAAATGACGACAGTGAGGAATAA
- the fkpA gene encoding FKBP-type peptidyl-prolyl cis-trans isomerase: protein MSLIAVTVMTLAACQKETEVKPVQLDTDGAKQAYSLGVSAGRYLGVAQDEYGKIGVTLDQQLVLRGVQDAIADKVALTDEELQTVMQSLDQQYQEKKMAMLEAEMAENIAAGKAFLAENATKEGVTVTESGLQYEVLEQGDGAKPTAEDVVKVHYSGTLTDGTKFDSSYDRAEPAQFPLNRVIVGWTEGVQLMNVGSKYKFTIPSDLAYGEQDKGVIKPNSVLVFEVELLDIVKPDAK, encoded by the coding sequence ATGTCATTGATCGCCGTTACTGTTATGACACTTGCGGCTTGTCAAAAAGAAACAGAAGTAAAACCAGTACAATTAGATACAGATGGAGCTAAGCAAGCATATAGCTTGGGCGTATCAGCAGGCCGTTACTTAGGCGTTGCGCAAGATGAGTACGGTAAAATTGGCGTCACTTTAGACCAGCAATTAGTATTACGTGGTGTGCAAGATGCTATTGCAGACAAAGTTGCTCTAACTGATGAAGAATTACAAACTGTAATGCAATCATTAGATCAGCAATATCAAGAAAAGAAAATGGCCATGTTAGAAGCTGAAATGGCTGAAAATATAGCTGCAGGTAAAGCCTTTTTAGCAGAAAATGCAACCAAAGAAGGTGTAACTGTTACAGAATCAGGCTTACAGTATGAAGTGTTAGAACAAGGTGACGGCGCAAAACCGACAGCAGAAGATGTGGTTAAAGTGCATTACTCTGGCACTTTAACGGATGGTACTAAGTTTGACAGTTCTTACGATCGTGCTGAGCCAGCCCAATTTCCGCTGAACCGCGTTATTGTCGGTTGGACCGAAGGCGTGCAATTAATGAATGTTGGCTCTAAGTATAAATTTACCATTCCTTCAGATCTTGCTTATGGTGAACAGGATAAAGGCGTAATTAAGCCAAATAGCGTTTTAGTATTTGAAGTAGAGCTATTAGATATTGTTAAGCCAGATGCAAAATAA
- the trmA gene encoding tRNA (uridine(54)-C5)-methyltransferase TrmA has translation MSVGQVFPQQYSSQLAAKVSEVNQLLSEFSPPKPEVFTSAPEHYRLRAEFRIWHDGDDIYHAMFDPETKAKIRIDYFPVACRTIADFMPILLQQLQFNHELRYKLYQIDYLATLSGELLVSLIYKKSLDDTWLIHARQLTELLAPNYKVKFIGRARKQKLMVSDDFVIEQFDLLGKTLRYQQIESSFTQPNGGVNVQMLTWAKRVATELKGDLLELYCGNGNFSIALASDFNQVVATEISRTSIKSAEYNIALNNIDNLKVLQISAEDVATALQQGTSLKKLDLSDLKLNTILVDPPRAGLDAATERLVAGFNDIIYISCNPHTLAHNLATLCQSHDIVRFAVFDQFPYTTHIETGVWLRKR, from the coding sequence ATGAGCGTAGGTCAGGTTTTTCCCCAGCAATATTCTTCTCAATTAGCCGCTAAGGTTAGTGAAGTCAATCAACTTCTAAGCGAGTTTTCACCACCTAAGCCAGAGGTATTTACTTCTGCACCTGAGCATTATAGGTTAAGAGCAGAGTTTCGTATTTGGCACGATGGTGATGATATCTATCACGCTATGTTCGATCCTGAGACTAAAGCTAAAATTCGTATTGATTACTTCCCTGTTGCTTGCCGTACTATTGCTGACTTTATGCCTATTTTACTGCAGCAATTACAATTTAATCATGAACTACGCTATAAGTTGTACCAAATAGATTATTTAGCCACTTTATCTGGTGAGCTTTTGGTCTCGCTAATCTATAAAAAATCACTGGATGACACTTGGTTAATTCACGCCCGTCAATTGACTGAACTATTAGCACCAAACTATAAGGTTAAGTTTATTGGTCGTGCCCGTAAGCAAAAACTTATGGTTTCTGATGATTTTGTGATTGAACAGTTTGATTTACTCGGTAAAACGTTGCGCTATCAACAAATAGAAAGCAGCTTTACTCAGCCAAATGGTGGCGTGAATGTCCAAATGTTAACCTGGGCTAAGCGTGTAGCAACTGAACTAAAAGGTGATTTATTAGAATTATATTGTGGTAACGGTAATTTTTCGATTGCTTTAGCTTCTGACTTTAATCAAGTTGTGGCTACCGAAATTTCTCGAACCTCTATTAAGTCTGCTGAATATAATATCGCTCTGAATAATATTGATAATTTAAAAGTATTACAAATTTCAGCAGAAGATGTTGCGACTGCATTGCAACAAGGTACTAGCCTTAAAAAGCTCGATTTATCTGACTTAAAATTAAATACGATTTTAGTTGACCCACCACGTGCTGGTCTGGATGCGGCAACAGAGCGATTAGTAGCTGGATTTAATGATATTATTTATATCTCTTGTAACCCTCATACCTTAGCTCATAATTTGGCAACCTTATGCCAAAGCCATGACATAGTGCGTTTTGCAGTATTTGATCAGTTTCCTTATACAACTCACATAGAAACAGGTGTATGGTTACGTAAACGCTAG
- a CDS encoding TonB family protein, whose product MMKFRYSLVFFWLTYSLPGLADFPTAKALFEQAEYALAKPQLETLAELGHVEAQFLLSRMYAEGLGVDTDVKLAYAWTLIAKDRDHPLADKQYSVLRSQLKSRREGKEVYTTLNNQYGKQALFDNLYPTPNRYVAAENRLKAITKVEPNYPSYYSRIGVNAWAVVHYDVAEDGSVENPSVVSAFPIDTINEYVLEAIKSWRFEPPKDIYGDPVRLEMQSQVFKVEYASGAQARKHQRDNAEYLDAILAAANAESARYQYLHAVLAENNIVQDPEPLNWYLKAAINGSKPAQYRLAQCLISGNGCNRDRNKAINWLHISADGGDEKAAYLLAQELLDSKNVNFDPRKAASYLEIAALKEYLPAITDYAELLAMSTDPAVRDSQKAIRLAEQGRAIDPNNPSLLSAMGIAFIDLGQKGRGISMLKQAVAEAKRRNWAVENFEGLLMDYSD is encoded by the coding sequence ATGATGAAATTTCGGTATAGTCTGGTATTTTTTTGGCTAACCTACTCCTTACCAGGATTAGCCGACTTTCCAACAGCTAAGGCTTTATTTGAGCAAGCAGAATATGCGCTAGCTAAGCCTCAACTAGAAACTTTAGCTGAGCTTGGGCATGTTGAAGCTCAATTTTTACTGTCGCGTATGTATGCTGAAGGTTTAGGTGTAGATACTGATGTTAAGCTTGCTTATGCTTGGACCTTAATTGCAAAAGACCGCGATCATCCTCTAGCTGATAAACAATATTCTGTTTTGCGCTCCCAACTTAAATCGCGTCGTGAGGGTAAAGAGGTCTATACCACTTTAAATAATCAATACGGTAAACAAGCTCTGTTTGATAATTTATACCCTACGCCTAATCGCTATGTTGCAGCTGAAAATAGATTAAAAGCTATCACTAAAGTTGAACCTAATTATCCATCTTATTACAGTCGAATAGGTGTTAATGCATGGGCTGTCGTACATTATGACGTAGCTGAAGATGGCTCTGTAGAAAACCCTAGTGTAGTCTCAGCTTTTCCAATAGACACTATTAATGAATATGTATTAGAAGCTATTAAAAGTTGGCGCTTTGAACCTCCTAAAGATATTTATGGCGATCCTGTTCGCTTAGAAATGCAATCGCAAGTATTTAAAGTTGAATATGCATCAGGCGCCCAAGCTCGGAAACATCAGCGAGATAATGCTGAATATCTAGATGCTATTTTAGCAGCGGCTAATGCGGAGTCTGCTCGTTATCAGTATCTGCATGCTGTTTTAGCAGAAAATAATATCGTGCAAGATCCTGAACCTTTAAATTGGTATTTAAAGGCTGCTATAAACGGCTCAAAGCCGGCACAATACCGCTTAGCACAATGCCTAATCTCAGGTAATGGCTGTAATAGAGATCGCAATAAAGCCATTAATTGGCTACATATCTCTGCAGATGGTGGTGATGAGAAGGCCGCTTATTTATTAGCTCAGGAATTACTAGATAGCAAAAACGTTAATTTTGACCCGCGTAAAGCTGCATCTTATTTAGAAATCGCTGCATTAAAAGAATATTTGCCAGCTATTACCGATTATGCTGAGTTGTTAGCTATGTCTACTGATCCTGCCGTGCGTGACTCACAAAAAGCTATTCGCTTAGCAGAGCAAGGACGTGCTATTGATCCTAATAATCCTAGCTTATTATCAGCTATGGGGATCGCTTTTATTGACTTAGGCCAAAAAGGCCGCGGTATTTCTATGCTAAAGCAAGCGGTGGCAGAGGCCAAACGCCGTAACTGGGCGGTAGAAAACTTTGAAGGTTTACTAATGGATTATAGCGATTAG
- the fabR gene encoding HTH-type transcriptional repressor FabR, whose protein sequence is MTRAQQKERTRRAIIDAAFSQLSADKSFASLSLREVAREAGIAPTSFYRHFSDMDELGLTLVDEAGLMLRQLMRQARQRIEKNGSVISTSIETFMEFVIGNSDVFRLLLRERSGTSAAFRSAVAREIQHFVAELAEYLRKETVCPDELARVQAEAMVTLVFHAGADALDAPAEQHAHLTSRTIMQLRWLAHGAASYGRKAKN, encoded by the coding sequence GTGACTAGAGCACAACAAAAAGAGCGCACCCGAAGAGCAATTATTGATGCTGCATTTTCGCAACTTAGTGCAGATAAAAGCTTTGCTAGTTTAAGTTTGCGTGAAGTGGCACGTGAGGCGGGAATTGCACCAACATCATTTTATCGCCATTTTTCCGATATGGATGAGTTAGGCCTTACTTTAGTCGATGAGGCTGGTTTAATGTTACGGCAGTTGATGCGGCAAGCACGACAACGGATTGAAAAAAACGGCAGCGTCATTAGTACGTCAATTGAAACCTTTATGGAATTTGTCATTGGTAATAGCGATGTTTTTAGATTATTACTGCGTGAACGCTCTGGAACCTCAGCGGCATTTCGAAGTGCAGTTGCTCGTGAAATTCAACACTTTGTTGCAGAGCTAGCTGAATATTTACGAAAAGAAACGGTTTGTCCCGATGAATTAGCTAGGGTACAAGCAGAAGCTATGGTGACTTTAGTGTTTCATGCTGGGGCTGATGCCCTAGATGCCCCTGCGGAACAACATGCTCATTTAACTAGCCGCACTATAATGCAATTACGATGGTTAGCGCATGGTGCGGCTAGTTATGGCCGTAAAGCTAAAAACTAG
- a CDS encoding fatty acid desaturase, protein MKNPPLIWTNILLFTLTSLIAAVAVPWYAIVYGFSWTEIMVAVICLGYCGMSITAGYHRLWAHKTYDAHPALQFIYAIGGAFALQNSALHWASDHRFHHRHVDNNDKDPYSAGRGFWYSHIGWMLRDYQGESYSDYSNVKDLQKNRIVMWQHKHYISLAIITNFGIPLLLGVLTGQVLGMLILAGVLRLVLSHHFTFFINSLAHIWGKQPYTDKNSARDNGLLAFFTYGEGYHNFHHIFEYDYRNGIKWYQFDPTKWFIKAASWVGLTSKLRTCPQEKIEQAKLQMQLSRLQQKVKHLPDAEQILQTLEQEYNLLITRLQDYYQVKKELLQRKKQQLVEQYSQCEFKQRYSEFKRHLYLQRQQWAQLTAHYSKYTAANI, encoded by the coding sequence ATGAAAAATCCACCATTAATTTGGACTAATATATTATTGTTTACCCTAACCTCATTGATTGCGGCTGTTGCTGTTCCTTGGTATGCCATTGTCTATGGTTTTAGCTGGACCGAAATCATGGTTGCTGTAATCTGCTTAGGTTATTGTGGGATGTCTATTACTGCTGGTTATCATAGGTTATGGGCACATAAAACCTACGATGCTCATCCTGCACTACAGTTTATCTATGCTATAGGTGGTGCATTCGCACTCCAAAATAGTGCCCTCCACTGGGCTTCTGATCACCGCTTTCATCACCGTCACGTTGATAATAATGATAAAGACCCTTACTCAGCAGGAAGAGGTTTTTGGTATAGTCATATCGGCTGGATGCTTAGAGATTACCAAGGTGAAAGTTATTCTGACTACAGTAATGTCAAAGACTTACAAAAAAACCGTATCGTTATGTGGCAGCACAAACATTATATAAGCTTAGCTATTATTACTAACTTTGGTATTCCTCTGCTCTTAGGGGTTCTTACCGGGCAGGTGCTAGGCATGTTAATACTGGCAGGAGTTTTACGCTTAGTATTAAGTCATCACTTTACCTTTTTTATTAATTCATTAGCTCATATATGGGGCAAACAGCCGTACACCGATAAAAACTCAGCCCGTGACAATGGTCTTCTGGCATTTTTTACTTATGGCGAGGGTTATCATAACTTTCATCATATTTTTGAATATGATTACCGTAATGGTATTAAGTGGTATCAGTTTGACCCTACTAAATGGTTTATTAAAGCCGCCTCTTGGGTTGGCTTAACCAGTAAATTAAGAACCTGCCCTCAAGAGAAAATTGAACAAGCAAAATTACAAATGCAACTTAGTCGCTTACAGCAAAAAGTAAAACACTTGCCTGATGCTGAACAAATTTTACAAACTTTAGAGCAAGAATATAATTTACTCATTACACGGCTCCAAGATTATTACCAAGTAAAAAAAGAATTGTTACAACGTAAAAAACAGCAATTAGTTGAGCAGTATAGTCAGTGTGAGTTTAAACAACGTTATAGTGAGTTTAAGCGACATCTATATTTGCAACGTCAACAGTGGGCACAATTAACGGCTCATTACAGTAAATATACAGCTGCTAATATATAA
- the sthA gene encoding Si-specific NAD(P)(+) transhydrogenase, whose amino-acid sequence MATKKTKPLYDFDSIIIGTGPGGEGAAMNLAKSGQRVAVIERYQSVGGGCTHWGTIPSKALRHSVSRLIEYKENPLFQLEEQAGRMTFAHILKHAAGVIRKQVRLRSSFYERNEVKLFKGNASFIDANTIKIVPHKGNPFQITAAHIIIATGSRPYRPPQVDFSHPRIYDSDTILSLEHEPKHVIIFGAGVIGCEYASIFRGLGVRVDLVNTRDRLLSFMDTEISDALSYHFWNSGITIRHGEEFSHIEGREDGIVLHLQSGKKMKADCILFANGRTGNTDALNLEAIGLDVDSRGQVKVNNCYQTSVPNVYAVGDIIGHPSLASAAYDQGRIAGTAIIHDGNCDKHLIDDLPVGIYTIPEMSSVGKTEQELTAAKIPYEVGRAQFKHLARAQIANTSVGSLKILFHRETLEILGVHCFGERAAEIVHIGQAIMMQKNGGNTLEYFIQTTFNYPTMAEAYRVAALNGFNRLF is encoded by the coding sequence ATGGCAACAAAAAAAACTAAACCATTATATGATTTTGATAGCATTATTATAGGAACAGGTCCTGGCGGTGAAGGTGCCGCTATGAATTTAGCCAAAAGTGGTCAACGTGTTGCTGTTATAGAGCGCTATCAGTCTGTTGGTGGCGGTTGTACTCACTGGGGGACTATTCCTTCTAAAGCACTACGCCATTCTGTTAGCCGTCTTATTGAATATAAAGAAAACCCTTTGTTCCAGTTGGAAGAGCAAGCTGGCCGTATGACCTTTGCTCATATTTTGAAGCATGCCGCCGGAGTGATCCGCAAACAAGTGCGCCTGCGTAGTAGTTTTTATGAACGTAACGAAGTTAAGTTGTTCAAAGGTAATGCAAGTTTTATAGATGCCAATACTATTAAAATAGTTCCTCATAAAGGCAATCCGTTTCAAATAACAGCAGCCCATATTATCATTGCTACCGGCTCACGGCCTTATCGTCCACCCCAAGTTGATTTTAGTCATCCCCGTATTTATGACAGCGATACTATTTTATCGTTAGAGCACGAACCTAAGCATGTCATTATTTTTGGTGCTGGTGTGATTGGTTGTGAATACGCTTCTATTTTCCGTGGTTTAGGGGTAAGAGTCGATTTAGTGAACACTCGCGATCGATTATTATCTTTTATGGATACCGAAATCTCTGATGCCCTAAGTTATCATTTCTGGAACTCCGGTATCACTATTCGTCATGGCGAAGAGTTTTCTCATATTGAAGGCCGGGAAGATGGGATAGTGCTGCATTTACAGTCTGGTAAAAAAATGAAAGCCGACTGTATTTTATTTGCTAATGGCCGAACCGGCAATACCGACGCCCTGAATCTTGAGGCTATCGGTTTAGATGTTGATAGTCGTGGTCAAGTTAAAGTAAATAATTGTTATCAAACCAGTGTACCTAATGTGTATGCAGTAGGTGATATTATTGGGCACCCAAGTTTAGCAAGTGCAGCTTATGATCAGGGCCGTATTGCTGGCACAGCCATTATTCATGATGGTAATTGTGATAAACATTTAATAGATGATTTACCTGTAGGTATTTATACAATCCCTGAAATGAGTTCTGTGGGAAAAACAGAACAAGAGTTGACAGCAGCTAAAATTCCCTATGAAGTAGGTAGAGCGCAATTTAAACACTTAGCTCGTGCTCAAATTGCCAACACTAGTGTGGGTAGCTTAAAAATATTATTCCACCGTGAAACATTAGAGATTCTTGGCGTTCATTGTTTCGGCGAACGTGCTGCTGAGATTGTTCATATCGGCCAAGCTATTATGATGCAAAAGAATGGTGGTAACACTTTAGAGTACTTTATTCAAACAACCTTTAATTACCCAACAATGGCTGAGGCATATCGAGTTGCAGCGTTAAATGGCTTTAATCGTTTATTTTAA